From one Lotus japonicus ecotype B-129 chromosome 3, LjGifu_v1.2 genomic stretch:
- the LOC130744343 gene encoding uncharacterized protein LOC130744343: MDPSEFPFDIEAYKRQSEIEERYIVNRFREQQNQIEEGYTPRVKRKRARSVIRDSNVHHELQADLVKHIWTKFRMFRD; this comes from the exons ATGGATCCTTCGGAATTTCCTTTTGATATCGAAGCTTACAAAAGGCAGTCTGAAATCGAAGAGAGGTATATCGTCAATCGGTTCAGGGAGCAACAAAACCAAATAGAGGAAGGATATACACCTCGTGTCAAGAGAAA gcgtgctagatctgTGATACGTGATTCAAATGTACATCACGAATTGCAAGCAGATCTGGTCAAACACATATGGACAAAGTTCAGAATGTTTCGTGATTAA